A genomic region of Trichothermofontia sichuanensis B231 contains the following coding sequences:
- a CDS encoding class I SAM-dependent methyltransferase, with amino-acid sequence MAASPQQRLTFAEYMDCVLYHPQQGYYASCVQLGKQGDFVTAPHIAADFAELLATQCMAIWDSLGQPALFTWVEMGAGEGVLARDMLRSLQQQAPACFAALDYCIVEPAAYLRDRQRQTLQPLASLADCVRWQRLEDLPEEGITGCFFSNELVDAFPVHRVIVQGGELQEIYVTIAPEDNAPEPRLQEVIGDLSTPALRTYFDRLGINLQSSQYPDGYQTEVNLAALDWLATVASRLRQGYVLTIDYGYPATSYYNPRRSQGTLQCYYQQGHHNDPYVYVGHQDLTAHVDFTTLQIWGEAQGLTTVGLTQQGPYLMALGLGDRLSALANNQQYLTGQQLQQLLQRRQALHDLINPLGMGNFGVLLQAKGLGAAATTAWPLHQQNIPFS; translated from the coding sequence ATGGCTGCCAGCCCCCAGCAACGGCTCACCTTTGCTGAGTATATGGATTGTGTGTTGTATCACCCCCAGCAAGGCTATTACGCATCCTGTGTCCAGCTAGGGAAGCAGGGGGATTTTGTCACGGCTCCTCATATTGCTGCCGATTTTGCTGAGCTGCTGGCAACGCAATGTATGGCGATCTGGGACAGTTTAGGACAACCAGCATTGTTTACCTGGGTGGAAATGGGGGCTGGGGAGGGGGTACTCGCTAGGGATATGCTGCGATCACTCCAGCAGCAGGCACCCGCCTGTTTCGCTGCGCTGGATTACTGCATTGTGGAACCAGCCGCATACCTGCGCGATCGCCAACGCCAAACCCTGCAACCTCTGGCTTCTCTGGCGGATTGCGTCCGCTGGCAACGCTTAGAAGATCTGCCAGAAGAGGGCATCACAGGTTGTTTCTTTTCCAATGAATTGGTGGATGCGTTCCCAGTTCACCGGGTGATTGTCCAGGGGGGGGAACTTCAGGAAATCTATGTGACGATCGCGCCGGAAGACAATGCACCTGAACCACGGTTACAAGAGGTGATCGGCGATCTCTCGACTCCTGCTCTGCGCACCTATTTCGATCGCCTGGGGATTAACCTTCAATCAAGTCAATATCCTGACGGCTATCAAACTGAGGTGAATTTAGCAGCCCTCGATTGGTTAGCAACCGTAGCTAGTCGCTTACGGCAGGGGTATGTTTTGACCATTGACTATGGTTATCCTGCTACTAGCTATTATAATCCCCGGCGGTCCCAGGGGACGCTGCAATGCTATTACCAGCAGGGCCATCATAATGATCCCTATGTCTATGTTGGTCATCAGGATCTCACGGCTCATGTGGATTTCACGACACTACAAATTTGGGGAGAAGCGCAGGGATTAACCACCGTTGGCTTGACGCAGCAGGGACCCTATCTGATGGCATTGGGATTGGGCGATCGTCTGAGTGCTTTGGCCAATAACCAGCAGTATCTCACTGGCCAGCAGTTACAACAGTTGCTACAACGACGACAGGCCCTCCATGATCTGATTAACCCCCTTGGTATGGGGAACTTTGGTGTCCTGCTTCAGGCCAAGGGGCTAGGGGCAGCGGCAACGACAGCATGGCCACTTCACCAACAAAATATCCCATTCTCCTGA
- the larB gene encoding nickel pincer cofactor biosynthesis protein LarB, whose protein sequence is MNYADSLRQLLAAVAQGDLSPEAAIGKLKYLAFEPVGNFARLDHQRSLRNGFPEVIWGPGKTVEQIVQIMQAMREQQPVVMATRIEPEVYAQIQAHIPEVQYFALARICALVTGEVGVRTPGMIGVLSAGTADLAVAEEAAITAELSGFQVQRLWDVGVAGLQRLLSYLDRLAQMQVVIVVAGMEGALPSVVAGLVDSPVIAVPTSIGYGASFNGLAPLLTMLNSCASGVGVVNIDNGFGAAILAGQILRTAAKLNP, encoded by the coding sequence ATGAATTATGCTGATTCGCTGCGTCAACTGCTCGCTGCGGTGGCCCAGGGGGATCTCAGTCCTGAGGCGGCGATCGGGAAGTTGAAGTATCTGGCGTTTGAGCCGGTGGGTAATTTTGCGCGATTGGATCATCAGCGATCGCTGCGCAATGGGTTTCCGGAGGTGATCTGGGGGCCAGGGAAAACGGTGGAGCAGATTGTCCAGATTATGCAGGCTATGCGCGAGCAGCAGCCGGTGGTGATGGCTACCCGCATTGAACCAGAGGTCTATGCCCAAATTCAGGCGCATATCCCGGAGGTTCAATATTTTGCGCTGGCGCGGATCTGTGCACTGGTGACGGGGGAAGTGGGGGTGCGCACGCCGGGCATGATCGGGGTGCTCTCGGCGGGGACGGCGGATTTGGCAGTGGCGGAGGAAGCGGCGATCACGGCGGAATTATCGGGTTTCCAGGTGCAGCGCCTATGGGATGTGGGGGTGGCTGGATTGCAACGGTTGTTGAGCTATCTCGATCGCTTGGCCCAGATGCAGGTGGTGATTGTGGTGGCGGGGATGGAGGGGGCACTCCCTAGTGTGGTGGCGGGGTTGGTGGATTCACCCGTGATTGCGGTGCCGACCAGTATTGGTTATGGGGCCAGTTTTAATGGCCTGGCACCGTTGCTGACGATGTTGAATTCCTGCGCTAGTGGGGTTGGGGTGGTCAATATCGATAATGGGTTTGGAGCGGCGATCTTAGCGGGGCAAATTTTGCGCACTGCGGCTAAGTTGAATCCCTAG
- a CDS encoding IS5 family transposase (programmed frameshift) — MSRLPKVAPAQRQPYPSDLSDAEWTVLAPLLPAPKGFGHPRTVDLREILNAIFYVQRSGCQWEMLPHDLPPYPTVYGYFRKWQRQGIWAALHDQLRQQLRQKLGREPESSVAIADSQSVKTAEKKGAVYGYDGGKKVKGRKRHIVVDAQGLVIGMLVSEANASERLGAVVVLHEAQPKLSRLEVVWVDQGYSGENFARAVQQVCGESVRVEVIERQSSGFEILPKRWIVERTFGWFNWFRRLSKDYELYTSMSEAMLYGALIRLMTGRLAA; from the exons ATGAGTCGCCTGCCTAAAGTTGCCCCAGCCCAGCGTCAACCCTATCCCAGTGACTTGAGCGATGCCGAGTGGACCGTACTGGCCCCGCTCTTACCGGCACCAAAAGGTTTTGGTCATCCCCGGACAGTCGATTTACGCGAGATTCTCAATGCCATTTTCTATGTTCAGCGCAGCGGCTGCCAATGGGAGATGTTGCCCCATGACTTGCCACCGTATCCAACGGTTTATGGCTATTTTCGCAAATGGCAACGTCAAGGTATCTGGGCGGCGCTCCATGACCAATTGCGCCAGCAACTGCGCCAAAAGTTGGGTCGGGAGCCAGAATCCAGTGTGGCCATTGCTGATTCCCAGTCCGTGAAGACGGCGGA GAAAAAAGGGGCGGTTTACGGTTATGACGGTGGCAAAAAGGTTAAAGGCCGTAAACGCCATATCGTCGTAGACGCGCAGGGTTTGGTCATTGGGATGTTAGTGAGTGAGGCCAACGCTTCTGAGCGCTTAGGGGCGGTGGTGGTTCTGCATGAAGCCCAGCCTAAATTGAGTCGCCTCGAGGTCGTGTGGGTCGACCAAGGTTACTCCGGTGAGAACTTCGCACGAGCAGTGCAGCAAGTGTGTGGCGAGTCGGTGCGGGTGGAGGTGATTGAGCGACAATCGTCGGGGTTTGAGATTTTGCCGAAGCGCTGGATCGTAGAACGCACCTTTGGTTGGTTCAATTGGTTTCGACGTTTGAGCAAGGACTATGAACTGTACACCAGCATGAGTGAAGCGATGCTTTACGGCGCGCTCATCCGGCTCATGACGGGGCGACTGGCTGCTTAA
- a CDS encoding histidine phosphatase family protein: MRRYRTLATRVILVRHGQSSYNAQGRIQGRCDDSVVTEVGRATAQQVSVALGDLAIAHVYSSPLQRAYVTAEIIVSGLPAPQPPLTPTPGLLEIDLPAWEGQLRQDIQARFSEAYHTWKHAPDKFQMQGKEGQTVFPVLSLYEQATQFWQDVLPKHAGETIVIVAHNGINRALISTALGLPPRYYHAIQQSNCCVNVLNFAGGWGERVQLESMNLLAHLGIGLPKPRPEGDGPRLLLVRHGETEWNRQKRFQGQIDVELNATGLQQAQQVAAFLKATPIDEIITSPLLRPKQTAAAIHQYHPDVPFRLETGLLEISHGLWEGKLESEIRESYGELLRQWQTTPETVQMPAGENLHQVWERAATTWDQIVAQAAAHNQQKAGLTPWTTVVVAHDAVNKAILCHLFGLGPQAFWTFKQGNGCVSVIDYPHGAGEMPVLQAMNITSHLDGGLLDRTAAGAL; encoded by the coding sequence TTGCGGAGGTATAGAACCCTGGCCACACGTGTAATTTTAGTCCGGCATGGACAGAGTAGCTACAATGCCCAAGGTCGTATCCAGGGGCGATGTGATGATTCCGTTGTCACCGAGGTGGGTCGGGCGACGGCTCAACAGGTGAGTGTTGCTCTGGGGGATCTGGCGATCGCCCACGTGTACAGCAGTCCCCTGCAACGGGCCTATGTGACTGCTGAAATCATTGTGTCTGGATTGCCAGCTCCCCAGCCTCCCTTAACGCCTACCCCTGGCCTTTTGGAAATTGACTTGCCCGCCTGGGAGGGGCAACTGCGACAGGACATTCAGGCCCGATTTAGTGAGGCTTATCACACCTGGAAACACGCACCTGATAAATTCCAAATGCAGGGGAAGGAGGGTCAAACCGTTTTCCCTGTCCTGTCCCTCTATGAGCAAGCAACCCAATTCTGGCAAGATGTGCTGCCCAAACATGCGGGTGAAACGATTGTGATCGTGGCTCACAATGGCATTAACCGTGCCCTGATCAGTACAGCTTTGGGCTTGCCGCCCCGCTACTACCATGCCATCCAGCAGTCGAACTGTTGCGTGAATGTCCTCAATTTTGCGGGGGGGTGGGGTGAGCGGGTGCAACTGGAGTCGATGAATTTGCTGGCTCACCTGGGGATAGGTTTACCCAAACCCCGTCCGGAAGGGGACGGTCCCCGGCTGCTTTTGGTGCGCCACGGCGAAACCGAGTGGAATCGCCAAAAGCGCTTCCAGGGTCAAATCGATGTGGAGTTGAATGCGACGGGGCTGCAGCAAGCCCAACAGGTGGCGGCATTCCTCAAGGCCACGCCGATCGATGAAATCATCACCAGTCCGCTCCTGCGCCCAAAACAAACGGCAGCGGCGATTCACCAGTACCACCCCGATGTGCCTTTCCGACTTGAAACTGGGTTACTGGAAATCAGTCATGGTCTATGGGAGGGCAAACTGGAAAGCGAAATTCGTGAATCCTACGGTGAACTGCTGCGCCAATGGCAAACGACCCCGGAAACCGTCCAAATGCCGGCGGGTGAAAATCTACACCAGGTCTGGGAACGAGCGGCCACAACTTGGGACCAGATCGTGGCCCAGGCGGCTGCCCACAACCAGCAAAAGGCAGGGCTCACGCCCTGGACGACGGTGGTGGTGGCCCATGATGCGGTGAATAAGGCGATCCTGTGTCACCTGTTTGGCTTGGGACCGCAAGCCTTCTGGACGTTTAAGCAGGGGAACGGATGTGTCAGTGTGATTGACTATCCCCACGGGGCAGGCGAAATGCCGGTGTTGCAGGCGATGAACATTACGTCCCATCTCGATGGTGGGCTGCTCGATCGCACGGCGGCGGGGGCGCTCTAG
- a CDS encoding transglutaminase TgpA family protein — MAPASNLAASRSRRVSPNESPRDPEASPLDRASDSTPVADIEDSILLRVLVQVLASIGILATDLAAADVVDQSGISVWAIPLSWVGAFWSWQHRRKRNIATKFMIAIGMLLALAFFFNALLGRMNDTRLVLAELLIQLQVLHSFDLPRRRDLGYSMVIGLILLSVAATLSQTLAFAPLLLAFLGVVLPILVLDYRSRLGLLSQSHPVSTTRPSASRWWSFPELTPKRILGLLLATVALGLIVFAFLPRLPGYQLQTFPVSAPITIEGEFDARRIINPGYVSGPVGGGRFDEQGGAEGAGAGQVRGQGTGEAGVMDDTFYYGFNTEMDQNLRGQMKPQIVMRVRSQAQGFWRVLGFDRYTGQGWSISRNEAAEIIDRPFWSPQFFLPRLLTSAATKEVVQTYTIVAELPNLIPAMSVPERLYFPTDQVALDAEGGLRSPVNLSDGLTYTVVSNVPLRDRTALGKAKGNYPPGLRTYYLQLPDSLSPRIRQQTEAILAKSSKPLTSTYEQALYLAQYLKQTYQIQPDLPYLGEGEELTEAFLFRFGGGYPDHFSTVLTVMLRSIGIPARLAVGFGAGEFNPFTGYYIVRNTDAYAITEVYFPDYGWFGFDPIPGHELIPPSPEEDYTFSVLKQFWQWVAGWLPPPITAVISGVFRVIAMVLAQAIGWFLGQFSRGWLGIFTGLITAVAVSFLGWLGFEGWRQWRYQRWLTRLPEMESLYQQLLRWSASQGHRKRAAQTPLEFAQQMQAVYEPETAATIAAITNAYVNWRYGAQTVDTTELRRRFQRLQQRSLRGLSVPT; from the coding sequence ATGGCACCTGCTTCCAACCTAGCTGCATCCCGTTCGCGTCGCGTCTCTCCAAACGAATCGCCTCGTGATCCAGAGGCTTCACCCCTTGATCGGGCTTCAGACAGTACACCGGTTGCTGACATCGAGGATTCGATTCTATTACGGGTATTGGTGCAGGTTTTAGCGAGCATCGGTATCCTGGCGACGGACTTGGCCGCTGCTGATGTGGTCGATCAGAGTGGCATCAGCGTTTGGGCGATTCCCCTAAGTTGGGTGGGAGCCTTCTGGAGTTGGCAGCATCGGCGTAAGCGCAATATCGCTACCAAATTTATGATTGCGATCGGGATGTTGCTGGCGCTGGCCTTTTTCTTCAATGCCTTGCTGGGCCGCATGAATGACACCCGCTTGGTCCTGGCTGAACTCCTGATCCAATTGCAAGTGCTCCATAGCTTTGATCTGCCGCGCCGCCGAGATCTGGGTTACTCGATGGTGATTGGCCTGATCCTGCTGAGTGTCGCGGCTACCTTGAGCCAGACGTTGGCGTTTGCGCCTTTGCTGCTGGCGTTTCTCGGGGTGGTCTTGCCCATTCTGGTGTTGGACTATCGATCGCGCTTGGGGTTACTCAGCCAGTCCCACCCTGTCTCCACAACGAGGCCATCTGCCTCGCGCTGGTGGTCCTTCCCGGAACTGACCCCCAAACGGATCTTGGGTTTGCTCTTGGCAACGGTTGCCCTGGGCCTTATTGTCTTTGCGTTTCTGCCCCGATTACCGGGTTATCAGTTGCAAACGTTTCCGGTGAGTGCACCAATCACGATCGAAGGGGAATTTGATGCCCGTCGGATTATCAATCCAGGCTATGTGAGTGGCCCGGTGGGAGGGGGGCGGTTTGACGAGCAAGGGGGAGCCGAAGGGGCAGGCGCGGGTCAGGTACGTGGACAGGGAACAGGGGAAGCCGGGGTGATGGACGATACCTTTTACTACGGCTTCAACACGGAAATGGATCAAAACCTGCGGGGACAGATGAAACCCCAAATTGTCATGCGGGTGCGATCGCAGGCGCAGGGGTTCTGGCGTGTTCTCGGTTTCGATCGTTATACGGGTCAGGGTTGGTCAATTTCCCGTAATGAAGCTGCTGAAATTATCGATCGGCCCTTCTGGTCTCCCCAATTTTTCTTACCCCGGTTGCTCACCTCAGCCGCCACGAAGGAGGTTGTGCAAACCTACACGATCGTTGCGGAACTGCCGAATTTGATTCCAGCCATGTCAGTTCCAGAGCGGTTGTATTTCCCTACGGATCAGGTGGCGCTCGATGCGGAAGGGGGACTGCGATCGCCAGTTAACCTGAGTGATGGGTTAACCTACACGGTTGTCTCCAATGTGCCGTTGCGCGATCGCACGGCCTTAGGGAAGGCCAAAGGCAACTATCCTCCCGGTTTACGGACCTATTACCTGCAACTACCGGATTCCCTCAGTCCCCGGATTCGCCAACAGACCGAAGCGATTCTGGCCAAGTCCAGTAAACCCCTCACGTCAACCTATGAGCAGGCCCTCTACCTGGCCCAATATCTGAAGCAGACCTACCAAATTCAACCGGATCTGCCCTACTTAGGCGAAGGCGAAGAGTTAACGGAAGCCTTTCTATTCCGCTTTGGAGGAGGCTATCCGGACCATTTTTCAACGGTGTTGACGGTTATGCTGCGATCGATCGGGATTCCGGCCCGGTTAGCAGTTGGCTTTGGGGCAGGTGAGTTTAACCCGTTTACAGGCTATTACATTGTGCGCAACACCGATGCCTATGCCATCACAGAAGTCTATTTCCCCGACTATGGCTGGTTTGGCTTTGACCCCATCCCTGGCCACGAATTGATCCCTCCCTCGCCAGAGGAAGACTATACCTTTAGTGTGTTGAAGCAATTTTGGCAATGGGTGGCGGGGTGGTTGCCGCCGCCGATTACGGCGGTCATCAGTGGGGTCTTTCGCGTAATTGCGATGGTGTTAGCCCAGGCGATCGGCTGGTTTCTCGGCCAGTTCTCGCGGGGCTGGTTAGGGATTTTTACCGGCCTCATTACCGCCGTCGCGGTGAGCTTCCTGGGTTGGTTGGGGTTTGAGGGCTGGCGACAGTGGCGCTATCAACGCTGGCTTACCCGTCTGCCAGAAATGGAAAGTCTCTATCAGCAACTGTTGCGCTGGTCTGCTAGTCAAGGTCATCGGAAACGGGCTGCCCAAACCCCCCTGGAGTTTGCCCAACAGATGCAGGCGGTCTATGAACCCGAAACCGCCGCCACGATCGCTGCGATTACCAATGCCTACGTGAACTGGCGCTATGGTGCCCAAACCGTTGATACAACCGAACTTCGCCGTCGCTTCCAGCGTCTACAACAGCGATCGCTTAGGGGGCTGTCTGTGCCAACATAA
- a CDS encoding ComEC/Rec2 family competence protein, with protein MPYPALRLSQTALLSLFYILGLLLTPLPWGGYGLVGIGVIAGVVMPRLWRSGPRFTVWLLAGLIGFLASLYLQSRVPHPLANDISRFVAEGGSSQIVTVRGRVGSDPQLTRGQKVRFFLEAKQLDELIAKTDVARANQDVGGRVYVTVPPLQATGLQAGQRVAITGRLYAPQPATNPGGFDFQAYLARQGAFAGLSGYQVTLVDAQPPWGLWVVRQRIVRSLTRWLGVPEGLLVSSMVMGRRAVDLPYPIQDAFAWAGLAHTLAASGYHVSLLLGVVLGLTQRLPARVRVLVGVLTLALFVSLRANL; from the coding sequence TTGCCTTACCCTGCTTTGCGTTTAAGCCAAACGGCCCTTCTCAGCCTGTTTTATATTCTGGGGCTGTTACTGACACCGTTGCCCTGGGGGGGCTACGGGTTGGTCGGTATTGGGGTGATAGCAGGGGTCGTGATGCCCCGGTTATGGCGATCGGGGCCTCGGTTTACGGTCTGGTTGCTTGCGGGTTTGATTGGCTTCCTGGCCAGCCTGTATTTACAGTCACGGGTGCCCCACCCACTTGCCAACGACATCAGTCGCTTTGTGGCTGAGGGGGGATCTAGCCAGATAGTGACGGTGCGGGGTCGGGTTGGGAGTGATCCGCAATTAACCCGGGGCCAGAAGGTGCGCTTTTTTCTCGAGGCGAAACAACTGGATGAACTGATTGCTAAAACGGATGTGGCGCGGGCTAACCAGGATGTGGGGGGTCGGGTCTATGTGACGGTACCTCCCCTCCAGGCAACGGGGCTGCAAGCAGGACAGCGAGTCGCCATTACGGGACGGCTGTATGCACCGCAACCGGCCACCAATCCGGGCGGGTTTGATTTCCAAGCCTATCTAGCACGGCAAGGGGCCTTCGCCGGCTTAAGTGGCTATCAGGTAACCCTGGTGGATGCGCAACCACCCTGGGGGTTGTGGGTGGTGCGACAGCGGATTGTCCGATCGTTGACCCGGTGGCTAGGGGTACCGGAGGGTTTGCTAGTCAGTTCGATGGTGATGGGACGGCGGGCGGTGGATTTACCCTATCCGATCCAGGACGCGTTTGCCTGGGCGGGTTTGGCCCATACGTTGGCGGCTAGCGGTTACCATGTCTCCCTGTTATTGGGGGTGGTGCTGGGGCTAACCCAACGGCTACCGGCCCGTGTTCGCGTGCTCGTCGGGGTACTGACGTTAGCGCTGTTTGTCAGTCTTAGAGCTAATTTGTAA
- a CDS encoding sirohydrochlorin chelatase codes for MVFVDSLLTRESQALPAVASTWSPLPDQRPLLLIGHGTRDEEGRQQLLDFAAAYQTLDTTRPVIPCFLELTEPTIQQGIDRCVAEGYTDLSVLPILLFAARHNKFDVTNELDRARQRHPQVRFHYGRHFGITPAMLDLWRTRLAELDRPEHNPKHIDRADTLLLFVGRGSSDPDANGDVYKLARLLWEGSGYQTVETCFIGITHPRLEEGLRRAGLYQPKRIIVLPYFLFTGILVKKIATIAAQYQAIFPGIDIVCLPEMGLHPHLFNILRERELETQTGQVQMNCEMCKFRLAALENGTHATPAHSHEHSHAHGHRHAHGHSHAHGHSHNHDPAHPAPDPYAEPSQYHQRIWQVP; via the coding sequence ATGGTCTTTGTGGATTCGCTGCTCACACGGGAAAGCCAAGCACTGCCAGCAGTGGCTAGCACCTGGTCTCCCTTGCCTGACCAGCGCCCCTTGCTGTTGATTGGACATGGCACCCGCGATGAAGAGGGTCGTCAACAGCTGCTCGACTTTGCAGCTGCTTATCAAACCCTGGATACCACTCGACCTGTTATCCCTTGTTTCCTGGAGCTAACTGAACCCACGATCCAGCAGGGCATCGATCGCTGTGTCGCTGAGGGCTATACCGATCTGTCGGTGCTGCCTATCCTGCTCTTTGCTGCGCGTCACAATAAGTTTGATGTCACCAACGAACTTGATCGCGCCCGCCAACGCCACCCCCAGGTGCGCTTCCACTACGGTCGCCACTTTGGGATCACCCCAGCAATGTTGGATCTGTGGCGTACCCGACTTGCTGAACTTGATCGCCCCGAACATAACCCCAAACACATCGATCGTGCTGACACGCTCCTGCTGTTTGTGGGGCGGGGATCGAGTGATCCGGATGCGAATGGGGATGTGTATAAGTTGGCCCGTCTGCTTTGGGAAGGGAGTGGCTATCAGACGGTCGAAACCTGCTTTATTGGCATTACCCATCCCCGTTTAGAAGAGGGACTCCGCCGCGCGGGACTCTATCAACCCAAGCGGATTATCGTCTTACCCTATTTCCTCTTTACCGGGATTTTGGTGAAAAAAATTGCCACGATCGCGGCTCAATATCAAGCCATTTTCCCCGGCATTGATATCGTGTGTTTACCTGAAATGGGGCTGCATCCCCACCTGTTCAACATTCTGCGGGAGCGGGAACTGGAAACCCAAACCGGACAGGTGCAGATGAATTGCGAAATGTGCAAATTCCGGCTTGCTGCCTTGGAGAACGGGACCCATGCCACCCCCGCCCACAGTCATGAGCACAGCCATGCCCATGGCCATCGTCACGCCCACGGCCACAGTCACGCCCACGGCCACAGCCATAACCACGACCCTGCCCATCCGGCCCCTGATCCCTATGCCGAGCCAAGTCAATACCATCAGCGCATCTGGCAAGTACCCTAA
- a CDS encoding Uma2 family endonuclease: MTTTPLPPKTDTAEVYLALEVESDIRHEYRNGEIVPMTGGTPAHNEISSLLNALLRVALKGQPYSIFVADQRLWIPAVNLYTYPDVMVTRRPVDLQPGRKDTVMNPILIAEVLSDSTEGYDRGDKFAAYRTIATFQEYLLINQYRYHVEHYHKEAENQWLLMEYREPEANFTLRSLPVTITLGDLYEAIVF, translated from the coding sequence ATGACAACAACACCCTTACCCCCTAAAACGGATACGGCTGAAGTCTATCTTGCCTTGGAGGTTGAGTCTGACATTCGTCATGAATATCGGAATGGAGAAATTGTCCCGATGACTGGGGGAACCCCTGCGCATAATGAGATTAGTAGTCTTCTCAACGCCCTGCTGCGTGTTGCCCTTAAAGGCCAGCCTTATAGTATTTTTGTGGCGGATCAGCGGTTGTGGATTCCGGCAGTCAATTTATACACCTATCCCGACGTCATGGTTACGCGGCGTCCGGTTGATTTACAACCAGGGCGAAAGGATACAGTGATGAATCCAATTCTGATCGCAGAGGTATTATCCGACTCGACAGAGGGGTACGATCGCGGCGATAAATTTGCTGCCTACCGCACGATTGCTACGTTTCAGGAATATTTATTGATTAATCAGTATCGTTATCATGTTGAACATTATCATAAAGAGGCTGAAAATCAGTGGCTGTTGATGGAATATCGGGAGCCAGAGGCAAATTTTACCTTGCGATCGCTGCCGGTCACGATCACGTTGGGGGATCTGTACGAAGCGATCGTGTTCTAA
- a CDS encoding phospholipid carrier-dependent glycosyltransferase, translating to MSHATPLEVRSQRRCPDLTMTTFRWGLVAIWLFALALRFWGLSRFNTFVFDEVYYVKFANNYLTQTPFFDGHPPFAKYLIALGIWLGQHVPGNFPYNDLAGSWLSTWSYRWLNAVTGSLIPLLSAGVVYQLSHRRRIALLAAFLVAMDGLFLVESRYALVNVYLVLFGLGGQYAFLAAINSVAAGQSYSWRTLLWLLLAGISFAASFGIKWNGLGFWLGAWLLWGLAWVIRWLSPGRRPAASVSSGQYEAIAAPLLRRLNLQTPSYLPVWGVGLGLAIVPILVYGVIWLPHLHLNPDMGFWRLQQEILNYHQRVGGNTPQVHPYCSAWWTWPLLLRPMVYFFEAVPQATAQLPVYGPPLPAGTAQVVYDVHAIGNPILWWISGAAIGLLSLYLLYHLGQWLTAWVGTCHFEDPLLPKLTLPNPKAAPTLANFAPTPPTNFAPTPPNARGERTLVSFNWLATYCVLNYAANWLPWAKVSRCTFIYHHMGAALFGFLALAFVLDRWLQTKPVRPAQPRQPLLRPLAIGILWGIVLSFLFWLPLYLGWPLSPTARYLRLWLPGW from the coding sequence ATGAGTCATGCTACACCCCTGGAAGTGCGCAGCCAGCGCCGTTGTCCGGATTTAACGATGACAACCTTTCGTTGGGGGTTAGTGGCCATTTGGCTCTTTGCCCTGGCCCTACGGTTTTGGGGCCTCAGCCGCTTTAATACCTTTGTCTTTGATGAGGTTTATTACGTCAAGTTTGCCAATAATTACCTCACCCAAACCCCGTTCTTTGACGGGCATCCCCCCTTTGCCAAATACCTCATTGCCCTTGGCATCTGGTTAGGTCAACACGTCCCCGGTAATTTCCCCTACAACGATTTAGCCGGGTCCTGGCTGTCTACCTGGAGCTACCGCTGGCTCAATGCGGTGACTGGTTCCCTCATCCCCCTCCTCAGCGCAGGGGTGGTTTACCAATTGAGTCATCGTCGCCGCATTGCCCTTCTGGCTGCCTTCCTCGTGGCAATGGATGGCCTTTTCTTGGTAGAGTCTCGTTATGCCCTCGTTAATGTGTACCTGGTTTTGTTTGGCTTGGGTGGCCAGTATGCCTTTCTTGCTGCAATTAACAGTGTGGCTGCTGGCCAATCCTATTCTTGGCGCACGCTGCTCTGGTTACTGTTGGCCGGGATTAGCTTTGCTGCCTCCTTTGGGATTAAGTGGAACGGCCTGGGTTTTTGGCTGGGGGCCTGGTTACTATGGGGACTGGCCTGGGTCATCCGGTGGTTGTCCCCAGGGCGAAGACCCGCGGCCTCGGTATCCTCTGGCCAATATGAGGCGATTGCTGCACCGCTGCTCCGTCGGCTGAACCTGCAAACCCCCAGTTATTTACCGGTTTGGGGGGTGGGATTGGGCTTAGCGATCGTGCCGATCCTGGTCTATGGCGTAATCTGGCTGCCCCACCTGCACCTGAACCCCGACATGGGTTTCTGGCGCTTGCAGCAGGAAATCCTGAATTATCACCAGCGGGTGGGGGGCAATACACCCCAGGTCCATCCCTACTGTTCGGCTTGGTGGACTTGGCCCTTGCTGCTGCGGCCCATGGTCTATTTTTTTGAAGCCGTCCCCCAGGCAACGGCCCAATTGCCGGTCTACGGCCCACCTCTACCCGCGGGAACAGCCCAGGTGGTTTATGATGTTCACGCGATCGGGAATCCGATCCTCTGGTGGATTTCAGGCGCGGCGATCGGACTGCTCAGCCTTTACCTGCTGTATCACCTGGGTCAATGGCTGACAGCCTGGGTTGGCACCTGTCACTTTGAGGACCCCCTCCTGCCTAAACTAACTTTACCTAACCCCAAGGCAGCCCCAACCCTTGCCAATTTTGCCCCCACCCCACCCACCAATTTTGCCCCCACCCCACCCAATGCTAGGGGAGAGCGCACGCTCGTCAGCTTCAACTGGCTAGCTACCTATTGTGTCCTCAACTATGCTGCTAACTGGTTGCCGTGGGCAAAAGTGAGCCGGTGTACGTTTATTTATCATCACATGGGGGCCGCTCTGTTTGGCTTTTTGGCCCTGGCCTTTGTCCTCGATCGCTGGCTTCAGACCAAACCCGTGCGTCCCGCCCAGCCCCGTCAACCGCTCCTGCGTCCCCTAGCAATTGGGATTTTATGGGGGATTGTATTGAGCTTTCTCTTTTGGTTGCCCTTGTATCTAGGCTGGCCACTTTCACCAACGGCGCGTTATTTACGGCTTTGGCTGCCGGGTTGGTAA